A section of the Campylobacter porcelli genome encodes:
- a CDS encoding prepilin peptidase, with product MLFIFFIFGLCLGSFAMVLIERLPNSQDIIFTRSRCPKCHKKLNFYELIPLISYLALKRECKSCKFQIPAIYPISELLIGILAILAYFIQPNLILAVILVIIFTIFYALSVIDFRLKAVPNSLLMSGYFLAIIYAFMSQIDNALNSLIIIGFMVILKSTLMLLRKNAIEPMGDADSIFIGSMVAILGLKWGFIALFIGAIIQLIIHLIKKSSQIAFIPALFASFIIVLISKFNNINLGLI from the coding sequence ATGCTATTTATATTTTTTATTTTTGGTCTATGTCTTGGCTCATTTGCTATGGTTTTGATAGAACGCTTACCAAATTCACAAGATATTATCTTTACTCGTAGTCGCTGCCCTAAATGCCATAAAAAATTAAATTTCTACGAGCTCATTCCATTAATCTCATATCTAGCCCTAAAAAGAGAGTGTAAAAGCTGTAAATTCCAAATACCAGCCATCTATCCTATATCTGAGCTTTTAATTGGGATTTTAGCTATTTTGGCATATTTTATTCAGCCAAATTTAATTTTAGCTGTAATTTTAGTGATAATATTTACCATTTTTTACGCTCTTAGCGTGATTGATTTTAGGCTAAAGGCTGTGCCAAACTCGCTGCTAATGAGCGGATATTTTTTAGCTATAATTTACGCTTTTATGAGCCAAATAGATAATGCTTTAAACTCGCTTATTATCATTGGCTTTATGGTAATCTTAAAAAGCACACTAATGCTACTGCGTAAAAATGCCATAGAGCCAATGGGCGATGCTGATAGCATATTTATTGGGTCTATGGTGGCTATTTTGGGGCTTAAATGGGGATTTATAGCTTTATTTATAGGTGCTATAATCCAGCTTATAATTCACTTAATTAAAAAAAGTAGCCAAATAGCCTTTATCCCAGCACTATTTGCGAGTTTTATTATTGTTTTAATAAGCAAATTTAATAATATAAATTTAGGATTAATATGA
- a CDS encoding LptF/LptG family permease, whose product MNRVNRYLFSSFLSTFASLFATLFLIVSIVFFIQIARITSYIDINFLELINLYLFMLPEILLFTVPIGFFVSLAMSFFRLSRENESIVIFTLGYSPKDIAKFFLKISTIVSIILLFVALVAMPTALNLYSSFVSYKKTKLSLNIKPSEFGQRFGSWMIFIDRQNIDENLSRYENIVLYNNSIDDERFITASSGDITNEDARLNLILKDGYIYDIKSNKWNVSKYDTLTIRSNIQDKYGDNFSIIKYWQQVNSDPKVAKKLTIYTLIALFPLASVLFALSFGIVTYRYEKGIIYIGIFAVLAAYFTAILLMSQYPFYAIPLIFTTTILASIATFKHKVIKKY is encoded by the coding sequence ATGAATAGAGTAAATAGATATCTTTTTAGTAGCTTTTTATCTACATTTGCTTCGCTTTTTGCGACGCTATTTTTGATAGTTTCGATTGTATTTTTTATTCAAATTGCTAGAATTACCAGCTATATTGATATTAATTTTTTAGAACTTATCAATCTATATCTATTTATGCTTCCAGAAATTTTGCTATTTACCGTGCCTATTGGGTTTTTTGTCTCTTTGGCTATGAGCTTTTTTAGACTATCAAGAGAGAATGAAAGTATCGTGATATTCACCTTAGGATATAGCCCAAAGGATATAGCTAAATTTTTCCTAAAAATCTCAACCATAGTCTCGATAATTTTGCTATTTGTAGCCCTTGTCGCTATGCCTACGGCACTAAATTTATATAGTAGCTTTGTATCTTATAAAAAAACTAAACTAAGCTTAAATATCAAACCAAGCGAATTTGGACAAAGATTTGGCTCTTGGATGATATTTATAGATAGACAAAATATCGATGAAAATCTATCAAGATATGAAAATATCGTTCTTTATAATAATAGTATAGATGATGAGAGATTTATAACAGCAAGTAGCGGAGATATCACAAATGAAGATGCTAGGCTAAATTTAATCTTAAAAGATGGCTATATCTATGATATTAAAAGTAATAAATGGAATGTATCAAAGTATGATACGCTCACAATCCGCTCAAATATACAAGATAAATATGGAGATAATTTTAGTATAATTAAATATTGGCAGCAAGTAAATAGCGACCCAAAAGTAGCCAAAAAACTGACAATTTATACTCTAATAGCCCTATTTCCACTAGCTAGTGTGCTATTTGCCCTAAGCTTTGGTATAGTGACATATAGGTATGAAAAGGGGATTATTTATATAGGTATTTTTGCTGTTTTAGCGGCGTATTTTACCGCAATTTTGCTAATGTCGCAATATCCATTTTACGCAATTCCACTTATATTTACAACTACGATTTTAGCTAGTATAGCTACTTTTAAACATAAAGTTATAAAAAAATACTAA
- the truA gene encoding tRNA pseudouridine(38-40) synthase TruA: MKIALKYSYNGSKFSGLQTQPNMQAVEDAFNEALNHVGIYEPILSGSRTDKGVHSSNQISTVHCGDFWDLDRLKEQINRHLSPYISLKDIYIVDEDFHPRFSAVAREYRYIIYHGKKSPFLSDFVYFYPNLNLQRLNLALSYFIGIQDFKPFYKVGSGEKSTIREIYKAYAYQIYKTPLSLKRRSPNPNLTIIKFKANGFLRAQIRLMVANALKAANSDMELTKFDKLYKSQKPLTKIPAPPNGLYLKKIFFR, translated from the coding sequence ATGAAAATCGCTCTAAAATATAGCTATAATGGCTCTAAATTCAGCGGCTTACAAACCCAGCCAAATATGCAAGCTGTAGAAGATGCGTTCAATGAGGCATTAAATCATGTAGGAATTTACGAGCCTATACTATCTGGTTCAAGGACTGATAAGGGTGTGCACTCATCAAATCAAATTTCAACCGTTCATTGTGGGGATTTTTGGGATTTAGATAGATTAAAAGAGCAGATTAATCGCCATCTTAGTCCATATATATCGCTTAAGGATATATATATTGTAGATGAGGATTTTCACCCTAGATTTAGTGCAGTGGCTAGGGAGTATAGATATATCATCTACCACGGCAAAAAGTCGCCATTTTTAAGCGATTTTGTATATTTTTATCCAAATTTAAATTTACAAAGGCTAAATCTAGCGCTATCTTACTTCATTGGCATACAAGATTTTAAGCCATTTTATAAGGTCGGAAGTGGCGAAAAATCCACAATTAGAGAGATTTATAAAGCATATGCGTATCAAATTTACAAAACCCCACTAAGTCTAAAAAGGCGTAGCCCTAATCCAAATTTAACCATTATCAAATTCAAAGCCAACGGATTTTTAAGAGCACAAATCAGACTAATGGTAGCAAACGCCTTAAAAGCCGCAAATAGCGATATGGAATTAACCAAATTTGATAAGCTTTATAAATCTCAAAAGCCACTTACCAAAATACCAGCCCCACCAAATGGACTATATCTAAAAAAGATATTTTTTAGATAA
- a CDS encoding chaperone NapD — translation MNNISSVVINLMSAEICDKVASEVAKISNCEIAVKEGDKIVALIESDNLDSELAAFRALESIDGVSSVAMIYSYQDLDSDISKINSNDIGEIVRKIDKMDPKDIKYNGNPNI, via the coding sequence ATGAATAATATCTCAAGTGTGGTTATAAATTTGATGAGTGCTGAAATTTGTGATAAAGTAGCTAGCGAGGTGGCTAAAATTTCAAATTGCGAAATAGCTGTTAAAGAGGGCGATAAGATAGTAGCTTTGATAGAGAGTGATAATTTAGATAGTGAGTTAGCTGCGTTTAGAGCTTTAGAGAGTATAGATGGGGTAAGCAGTGTAGCAATGATATATAGCTATCAAGATTTAGATAGCGACATCTCTAAAATCAACTCAAATGATATAGGCGAGATCGTCCGTAAAATAGATAAAATGGATCCTAAAGATATAAAATATAATGGCAATCCAAATATATAA
- a CDS encoding 4Fe-4S ferredoxin → MIDRQNLFAKFRQREPRIIPPPYFSGEFDCVDCHYPCVSSCHRELLEFDGGRVKFIPDKLGCDFCKECAVACESAGKSVLNLSNPAVVNANVQINSATCLAWNEVICYNCLDICKFRAIEYLGMFRPTINDKCVGCSECVSVCVNNSVIVKGNL, encoded by the coding sequence ATGATAGATAGGCAAAATCTCTTTGCTAAATTTAGGCAAAGAGAGCCTAGAATAATCCCGCCACCATACTTTAGTGGTGAATTTGACTGCGTAGATTGCCACTATCCTTGTGTTAGTAGTTGCCATAGAGAACTTCTTGAGTTTGATGGTGGTAGGGTTAAATTTATCCCTGATAAGCTTGGTTGTGATTTTTGTAAAGAGTGTGCTGTGGCGTGTGAGTCTGCTGGTAAGAGTGTTTTAAATTTAAGTAATCCTGCGGTGGTTAATGCTAATGTGCAGATAAATAGTGCTACTTGTCTAGCGTGGAATGAGGTTATATGCTACAACTGCTTGGATATTTGTAAATTTAGGGCAATTGAGTATCTAGGTATGTTTAGACCTACTATTAATGATAAGTGTGTAGGGTGTAGTGAGTGCGTAAGCGTGTGTGTAAATAACTCTGTTATTGTAAAGGGAAATTTATGA
- a CDS encoding nitrate reductase cytochrome c-type subunit: MKKGLQNILLSATAALVLAACNLSTAQNSAVEDTQIGLRNVELKDEANVKNPLITWKGDLPGSNEVFERSYENAPPLIPHSLDGLLPITLESNMCLTCHTIEVAKEMGTIPAPQSHYMYLSTGKKTKEINTERFNCVQCHVPQANAEPLVKNNFKADFRNTESNRTSNLVDVLNQGIK, translated from the coding sequence ATGAAAAAGGGTTTGCAAAATATTTTACTTAGTGCGACTGCGGCACTAGTTTTAGCAGCTTGTAATCTAAGCACCGCACAAAACTCAGCAGTAGAAGATACACAAATTGGTCTTAGAAATGTAGAGCTTAAAGATGAAGCAAATGTAAAAAATCCATTGATTACTTGGAAGGGTGATTTGCCAGGTAGTAATGAGGTATTTGAAAGAAGCTATGAGAATGCTCCACCGCTTATTCCACATAGCTTAGATGGTTTATTACCTATTACTTTAGAATCAAATATGTGTTTGACTTGTCATACTATAGAGGTAGCTAAAGAGATGGGGACTATCCCAGCTCCACAAAGCCACTATATGTATCTATCAACTGGCAAAAAGACAAAAGAGATAAATACAGAGAGATTTAACTGCGTCCAATGCCATGTCCCTCAAGCAAATGCTGAACCGCTAGTGAAAAATAACTTTAAGGCTGACTTTAGAAACACAGAGAGCAATAGAACATCTAATCTTGTTGATGTTTTAAATCAAGGTATTAAATGA
- the napH gene encoding quinol dehydrogenase ferredoxin subunit NapH, giving the protein MKFTIARRVVQLAILGLFIAGNIYGVNILKGNLSSSELFGVIGLSDPYALLQLFLAGFSVGSASVIGALIVVIFYAFIAPRAFCSWVCPINILTDLGAYIRTKLKIGKNIINISSNSRYYLFALSLIFSFTFGIAAFESVSYIGAFTRGVVYLSGSAISIAIIIICIEAFLGKRLICGHLCPLGAFWALISRYSLIRIYHNSKNCTHCNKCKAVCPEIQVLDIIGKESKNIRSECISCGRCVEACNDDALNFSILKFRREE; this is encoded by the coding sequence ATGAAATTCACAATTGCTAGAAGAGTAGTTCAATTAGCCATTTTAGGATTATTTATAGCTGGTAATATATATGGCGTTAATATCCTAAAGGGAAATTTAAGTAGCTCAGAGCTGTTTGGTGTAATAGGTCTTAGCGATCCATATGCATTGCTTCAGCTATTTTTGGCTGGATTTAGTGTAGGTAGTGCTAGTGTGATTGGAGCTTTGATTGTGGTTATTTTCTACGCTTTTATAGCACCTAGGGCGTTTTGCTCTTGGGTTTGTCCTATTAATATCTTAACAGACCTTGGTGCGTATATAAGGACAAAGCTAAAAATAGGCAAAAATATCATTAATATAAGCTCAAATTCGAGATATTATCTATTTGCGCTTAGCTTGATATTTAGCTTTACTTTTGGTATAGCAGCCTTTGAGAGTGTAAGCTATATTGGTGCTTTTACTAGGGGTGTTGTCTATCTTAGTGGTTCAGCAATTAGTATAGCTATTATAATCATCTGTATAGAGGCCTTTTTAGGCAAGCGTTTGATATGTGGCCATCTATGTCCTTTGGGGGCTTTTTGGGCGTTGATTAGTAGATATAGCTTAATACGCATATATCATAATAGCAAAAATTGCACCCATTGTAATAAGTGTAAAGCCGTTTGTCCTGAGATACAAGTTTTAGACATAATAGGCAAAGAGAGTAAAAATATAAGAAGCGAGTGTATAAGTTGTGGGCGTTGTGTTGAGGCTTGCAATGATGATGCACTTAATTTTAGCATATTAAAATTTAGGAGAGAAGAATGA
- the napG gene encoding ferredoxin-type protein NapG, whose product MQRRDAIKTGFSLVGLLAASSFVYKEYANAKPVLKLRPPAALDEDEFLTRCIRCGLCVEACPFDTLKLAEFKDSGVGIGTPFFTPRDIPCFMCEDIPCVVECPTEALDPKLVTKDGALDINMAKMGVAVVDEKNCVAYFGIQCDACYRACPLIDKALLIDYKRNERTGKHAFLLPIVNSDYCTGCGKCEIACITDKAAITVLPRDMVIGKVGNNYVKGWVEGDDAKLKDADTKMHLDSKKGMKYLNGDEL is encoded by the coding sequence ATGCAAAGGCGAGATGCTATAAAGACGGGTTTTAGTTTAGTTGGACTTTTGGCTGCAAGCTCTTTTGTGTATAAAGAGTATGCAAATGCTAAGCCTGTGCTTAAACTGCGTCCGCCTGCAGCTTTAGATGAAGATGAGTTTTTAACTCGTTGCATTAGATGCGGGCTGTGCGTTGAGGCGTGTCCTTTTGATACACTGAAATTAGCTGAATTTAAAGATAGCGGAGTTGGAATTGGAACTCCATTTTTTACCCCAAGAGATATACCTTGCTTTATGTGCGAGGATATTCCTTGTGTGGTTGAGTGCCCAACTGAGGCACTAGATCCAAAGCTAGTTACAAAAGATGGAGCTTTAGATATTAATATGGCTAAAATGGGCGTGGCAGTTGTCGATGAGAAAAACTGTGTGGCGTATTTTGGAATTCAGTGTGATGCGTGTTATCGTGCGTGTCCGTTAATAGATAAGGCTTTATTGATAGATTATAAACGCAATGAAAGGACAGGCAAACACGCTTTTTTACTACCAATAGTAAATAGCGATTACTGCACTGGATGCGGTAAGTGTGAAATAGCTTGTATAACAGATAAAGCCGCTATAACCGTGCTTCCAAGAGATATGGTTATTGGTAAAGTTGGCAATAACTATGTAAAAGGCTGGGTAGAAGGTGATGATGCAAAGCTAAAAGATGCAGATACTAAAATGCATCTAGATAGCAAAAAGGGCATGAAATATCTAAACGGAGATGAGCTATGA
- the napA gene encoding periplasmic nitrate reductase subunit alpha — translation MDRRDFIKSSAIAAACSAAGLSAPSSLGAANKDQNWRWDKSVCRFCGTGCGIVVATKDGKIVAVKGDPLAPVNRGLNCIKGYFNAKIMYGEDRITKPLLRVNSNGEFDKKGKFVEVSWKRAFDEMEKQFKKAYNELGPTGIGVFGSGQYTVQEGYSAVKLIKGGFRSNNIDPNARHCMASAVVGFMQTFGIDEPAGCYDDIELTDTVVCWGANMAEMHPVLWARVSDRKLQNPNNVKIINLSTFSNRTSNIADMEIVFRPQTDLAIWNYIAREIVYNHPEAIDEKFVKEHCVFTTGPADIGYGMRANINHPKYLPSELDTAAKEKSKVLTEAEGVTLAYLGMKAGDTMEHKHTAAPDAHWQISFDEFKKALAPYTLDFVAKLAKGDDNEDLEEFKTKLQTLANYYIDKKRKVVSFWTMGMNQHTRGTWVNEQSYMVHFLLGKQAKPGSGAFSLTGQPSACGTAREVGTFSHRLPADMVVANPKHREITEKIWKLPAKTLNPKPGAPYMKIMRDLEDGKIKFIWVQVNNPWHNTANANHWIKAARDMDNFIVVSDPYPGISAKVADLILPTAMIYEKWGAYGNAERRTQHWRQQVLPVGEAMSDTWQMMEFSKRFKLKEVWGEKKVDDKLTLPSVLDEAAKFGYTPESTLYDVLFANAEAKSFSANDAIIDGFDNTEVFGDSRNVVGSDGEVFKGYGFFVQKYLWEEYRKFGVGHGHDLADFDTYHKVRGLRWPVVDGKETQWRFNTKYDVYAKKAAPNSDFAFYGNAGAALPSGNLVKVTNQEKTSIKNRAKIFFRPFMDAPETPSKEYPLWLCTGRVLEHWHSGTMTMRVPELYRAVPEALCYMNEEDGKKIGVAQNDVVWVESRRGKVKARVDFRGRNKPPVGLVYVPWFDENVYINKVCLDATCPLSKQTDFKKCAVKVYKA, via the coding sequence ATGGATAGACGAGATTTTATTAAGAGCTCAGCCATTGCGGCTGCTTGTTCGGCTGCTGGTCTTAGTGCGCCTAGCTCATTAGGTGCTGCTAATAAAGATCAAAATTGGCGTTGGGATAAATCAGTGTGTAGATTTTGCGGTACTGGTTGTGGTATTGTTGTTGCTACTAAAGATGGCAAGATAGTTGCTGTAAAAGGTGATCCGCTAGCTCCAGTAAATCGTGGTCTAAACTGCATTAAAGGCTATTTTAATGCTAAGATTATGTATGGCGAAGATAGGATTACTAAGCCACTTTTAAGGGTTAATTCTAATGGCGAATTTGACAAAAAGGGTAAATTTGTCGAAGTTAGCTGGAAGCGTGCATTTGATGAGATGGAAAAACAATTTAAAAAAGCTTATAACGAGCTTGGACCAACTGGTATTGGTGTATTTGGCTCAGGTCAATATACTGTTCAAGAGGGTTATTCGGCTGTTAAGCTAATCAAAGGTGGTTTCCGCTCAAACAATATTGACCCAAATGCTAGACATTGTATGGCTAGTGCGGTTGTGGGCTTTATGCAAACTTTTGGTATAGATGAGCCAGCTGGATGCTATGATGATATAGAGCTAACTGATACAGTGGTTTGCTGGGGTGCTAATATGGCAGAGATGCACCCAGTTTTATGGGCTAGAGTAAGTGATAGAAAACTTCAAAATCCAAATAATGTAAAAATTATTAATCTATCTACATTTTCAAATAGAACATCAAATATTGCTGATATGGAGATTGTCTTTAGACCTCAAACAGACTTAGCTATATGGAACTATATTGCTAGAGAGATTGTATATAATCATCCAGAAGCAATTGATGAAAAATTTGTAAAAGAGCACTGCGTATTTACAACTGGTCCAGCTGATATCGGTTATGGTATGAGAGCAAATATTAATCATCCTAAATATCTACCAAGTGAGCTAGATACTGCTGCAAAAGAGAAATCAAAAGTATTAACCGAAGCTGAAGGCGTAACACTAGCATATCTAGGAATGAAAGCTGGAGATACAATGGAGCATAAACACACAGCCGCTCCAGATGCTCACTGGCAAATTTCATTTGATGAGTTTAAAAAAGCCTTAGCTCCTTATACGCTTGATTTTGTCGCAAAATTAGCTAAGGGCGATGATAATGAAGATTTAGAAGAATTTAAAACAAAACTTCAAACTCTAGCAAACTACTATATAGATAAAAAACGCAAAGTAGTGAGCTTTTGGACGATGGGTATGAATCAACATACTCGTGGTACATGGGTAAATGAGCAAAGCTATATGGTGCATTTCTTACTAGGCAAACAGGCTAAACCAGGTAGTGGAGCATTCTCGCTAACAGGTCAGCCAAGTGCTTGTGGTACAGCTAGAGAGGTTGGAACATTCTCACATCGCTTACCAGCAGATATGGTGGTTGCAAACCCTAAACATAGAGAGATTACAGAGAAAATTTGGAAACTTCCAGCTAAAACTCTAAATCCAAAACCAGGCGCTCCATATATGAAAATTATGCGTGATCTTGAAGATGGCAAGATTAAATTTATATGGGTACAAGTAAATAACCCATGGCATAATACAGCAAATGCTAATCACTGGATTAAAGCAGCGCGTGATATGGATAACTTCATAGTAGTAAGCGACCCATACCCTGGCATTAGTGCTAAAGTAGCTGATCTTATCTTGCCAACAGCTATGATTTATGAAAAATGGGGAGCTTATGGTAATGCTGAGCGTAGAACTCAACACTGGAGACAACAAGTCCTTCCAGTAGGCGAGGCTATGAGCGATACATGGCAGATGATGGAATTTAGCAAACGCTTTAAACTAAAAGAGGTTTGGGGTGAGAAAAAAGTAGATGATAAGCTAACTCTACCAAGCGTTTTAGATGAGGCTGCTAAATTTGGCTATACTCCAGAATCAACTTTATATGATGTATTATTTGCTAATGCTGAGGCTAAATCATTTAGTGCTAATGATGCTATTATAGATGGTTTTGATAATACTGAAGTATTTGGTGATAGTAGAAATGTAGTTGGTAGCGATGGTGAAGTATTTAAAGGCTATGGCTTCTTTGTTCAAAAATATCTTTGGGAAGAGTATCGTAAATTTGGTGTAGGTCATGGTCACGACCTAGCAGATTTTGATACATATCATAAGGTAAGAGGATTAAGATGGCCAGTTGTAGATGGTAAAGAGACACAATGGAGATTTAATACCAAATATGATGTATATGCTAAAAAAGCAGCTCCAAATAGCGACTTTGCATTCTATGGCAACGCAGGTGCGGCTTTGCCAAGCGGGAATTTAGTTAAAGTTACTAATCAAGAAAAAACATCTATCAAAAATAGAGCTAAAATATTCTTTAGACCATTTATGGATGCCCCAGAAACTCCAAGCAAAGAGTATCCACTATGGCTATGTACTGGTAGGGTGCTAGAGCACTGGCATAGTGGCACTATGACTATGCGTGTTCCTGAGTTATACCGTGCTGTTCCAGAGGCACTTTGCTATATGAATGAAGAAGATGGTAAAAAAATTGGCGTAGCTCAAAACGATGTTGTATGGGTAGAGAGTCGCCGTGGTAAAGTAAAAGCTAGAGTGGATTTCCGTGGTAGGAATAAACCACCAGTAGGTCTAGTATATGTGCCATGGTTTGATGAGAATGTGTATATTAATAAAGTTTGTCTAGATGCTACTTGTCCATTGTCTAAACAGACAGACTTTAAAAAATGTGCTGTAAAAGTTTATAAGGCGTAA
- the ychF gene encoding redox-regulated ATPase YchF has translation MGLSVGIVGLPNVGKSTTFNALTKASNAEAANYPFCTIEPNKAIVPVPDPRLDELAKIVKPNKIQHSVIEFVDIAGLVKGASKGEGLGNKFLSNIRETEVILHIVRCFDDSNVTHVENSVDPIRDIEIIETELILADIEQLAKKIDRLTKEAKANVKGAKESLECAKALATHLDSGKSAATFSEFHSDVFTALNKELRLLSAKEVIYGANVNEDEISIDNEYVKSVKEYAKERGAEVIKLCAKIEEELIGLDDDEAKEMLESLGVNESGLESIIRTAFAKLGLISYFTAGVVEVRAWTISKGWKAPKAASVIHNDFERGFIRAEIISYDDYIACGGEAKAKEAGKMRLEGKDYIVNDGDVIHFRFNV, from the coding sequence ATGGGCTTATCAGTAGGTATTGTAGGTTTGCCAAATGTAGGTAAATCTACTACATTTAACGCACTTACAAAGGCTAGTAATGCTGAGGCCGCTAACTATCCATTTTGCACGATTGAGCCAAATAAAGCTATAGTCCCAGTCCCAGATCCTAGACTTGATGAGTTAGCTAAGATTGTCAAACCAAATAAAATTCAGCACTCTGTGATTGAATTTGTCGATATAGCAGGTCTTGTAAAGGGTGCTAGTAAGGGTGAAGGTCTTGGGAATAAATTTCTTTCAAATATTAGAGAGACTGAGGTGATTTTACACATTGTAAGGTGCTTTGATGATTCTAATGTTACCCATGTAGAAAATAGCGTAGATCCAATTAGAGATATTGAGATTATAGAAACAGAGCTTATTTTAGCTGATATAGAGCAACTTGCTAAAAAGATAGATAGATTAACTAAAGAAGCTAAGGCAAATGTAAAAGGGGCTAAAGAGAGTCTAGAGTGCGCTAAAGCTTTAGCTACTCATCTTGATAGCGGTAAGAGTGCGGCTACTTTTAGTGAGTTTCATAGCGATGTTTTTACCGCTTTAAATAAAGAGCTTAGACTTCTTTCAGCCAAAGAGGTAATATATGGTGCTAATGTGAATGAAGATGAGATCTCAATCGATAATGAGTATGTAAAAAGTGTAAAAGAGTATGCCAAAGAGCGTGGAGCTGAAGTTATCAAGCTTTGTGCGAAGATAGAAGAGGAGCTAATAGGGCTTGATGATGATGAAGCCAAAGAGATGCTAGAGAGCTTAGGAGTAAATGAGAGTGGGCTAGAGAGTATTATACGAACGGCATTTGCGAAGCTTGGGCTTATTAGTTATTTTACAGCTGGAGTTGTAGAAGTAAGGGCTTGGACAATCTCTAAAGGGTGGAAAGCTCCAAAGGCAGCTAGTGTAATTCATAATGATTTTGAGCGTGGATTTATCAGAGCTGAGATAATTAGCTATGATGATTATATCGCTTGTGGTGGTGAAGCTAAGGCTAAAGAAGCTGGTAAGATGAGATTAGAAGGTAAGGATTATATCGTAAATGATGGCGATGTAATCCACTTTAGATTTAATGTATAA